A DNA window from Phragmites australis chromosome 11, lpPhrAust1.1, whole genome shotgun sequence contains the following coding sequences:
- the LOC133884374 gene encoding uncharacterized protein LOC133884374, whose product MVMEMGGSRESFLPLRWESTGDQWWYATPIDWAAASGHYDVVRELLRLDANLLVKLTSLRRIRRLEAVWDDDARLTDAARNRAAVAHRLLLDCEPEEPRGGANRLVRAGYGGWLLYTVAAAGDAGFVRELLGAQPLLVFGEGEYGVTDILYAAARSGCPEVFRMLLDAVLSPASWSCPTVEHQDGEEFRREVMNRAVHAAARGGSLEVLRELLRGCSDAAVYRDAQGSTILHAAAARGQVEVVKDLIASFDIVNSIDDQGNTALHIAAFRGHLPVVEALITASSSLISATNEAGDTFLHMALTSFGTPGFRRLDRQIELVRQLVGATIMDVSSIINAQNDDGRTVLHLAVVGNLHSNLVELLMTAASIDLNVRDNDGMTPLDLLRKQPQTASSEILIKQLILAGGITNSRDREVRSTIASQLKMHCIVGSPGTSFKISDAEIFLHAGIDVSGISERIASFSSVGNGVTETHERKLKKLNSFQDAAKHLKVIFRWPRQKEKKSGGGRTDLDDDALSVNSVKSWSHTETPTPLRQRYSRVSSLFNNKRTFAAKSSPSSAGKKSGVIEPESPSASASWSSSSLVDKIEAIHLDKEQTSPSASGLIRHTPKKYGSLNSRLMNQSLCLGAQGFSVEDSTSGQRSNRIFRRSHLSVA is encoded by the exons atggtgatggagatggggGGATCGAGGGAGTCGTTCTTGCCGCTGCGGTGGGAGAGCACCGGCGACCAGTGGTGGTACGCGACGCCCATCGActgggcggcggcgagcggccaCTATGACGTCGTCCGGGAGCTCCTCCGCCTCGACGCCAACCTCCTCGTCAAGCTCACCTCCCTCCGCCGCATCCGCCGCCTCGAGGCCGTCTGGGACGACGATGCGCGCCTCACCGACGCCGCCAGGAACCGCGCGGCCGTCGCCCACCGCCTGCTCCTCGACTGCGAGCCCGAGGAGCCCCGCGGTGGCGCCAACAGGCTCGTCCGGGCGGGGTACGGCGGGTGGCTGCTCTACACGGTGGCCGCGGCCGGGGACGCCGGGTTCGTGCGGGAGTTGCTCGGGGCGCAGCCGCTGCTGGTGTTCGGCGAGGGGGAGTACGGCGTCACCGACATCCTGTACGCCGCGGCGAGGAGCGGGTGCCCGGAGGTGTTCCGGATGCTGCTCGACGCGGTGCTGTCTCCAGCGTCGTGGTCGTGCCCGACTGTTGAACACCAAGACGGTGAGGAATTTAGGCGCGAGGTGATGAACCGCGCTGTGCACGCCGCGGCGAGGGGAGGCAGCCTGGAGGTGCTCAGGGAGCTTCTGCGCGGGTGCTCCGACGCCGCAGTGTACCGGGACGCGCAGGGATCGACGATCTTGCACGCTGCGGCCGCAAGGGGACAAGTTGAG GTTGTTAAGGATCTCATTGCATCTTTCGATATAGTCAACTCCATAGATGATCAAGGGAATACAGCATTGCATATAGCAGCCTTTCGAGGCCATCTGCCTGTGGTCGAGGCCCTCATTACTGCATCATCATCTCTAATATCAGCTACAAATGAAGCTGGTGACACGTTCCTTCATATGGCATTGACTAGCTTTGGGACGCCTGGATTCCGAAGGCTCGATCGTCAGATAGAGCTTGTGAGGCAATTAGTCGGTGCAACGATTATGGATGTCAGCAGCATTATCAATGCACAGAATGACGACGGAAGAACAGTTCTTCACTtagctgtggttggcaatctgCACTCAAACCTGGTTGAGCTCTTGATGACTGCAGCATCTATCGACCTCAACGTCCGCGACAACGATGGCATGACTCCTCTAGATTTACTCAGGAAACAGCCGCAGACGGCATCATCTGAAATACTCATCAAGCAGCTTATTTTGGCTGGTGGAATCACAAACTCAAGGGACCGTGAGGTCAGGTCTACTATCGCTTCTCAGCTGAAGATGCACTGCATTGTAGGAAGCCCAGGGACATCTTTCAAGATTTCAGATGCTGAAATTTTCCTCCATGCAGGAATTGATGTGTCAGGCATCAGCGAAAGAATAGCATCGTTTTCTAGCGTAGGCAATGGTGTTACTGAAACGCATGAGCGTAAACTGAAGAAGCTGAATTCTTTTCAAGATGCAGCTAAACATCTCAAAGTCATATTCAGATGGCCTCGCCAGAAGGAGAAGAAATCAGGTGGAGGCCGGACGGACTTGGATGATGATGCGTTGTCAGTGAACTCTGTCAAGAGCTGGAGCCACACAGAGACTCCGACACCGCTGAGGCAAAGGTATTCCAGGGTCAGCTCCCTGTTCAACAACAAGAGGACCTTCGCAGCCAAGAGTTCGCCAAGTTCAGCAGGGAAGAAGAGTGGAGTGATAGAGCCTGAATCTCCGTCTGCTTCTGCCTCttggtcatcatcatcattggttGATAAGATTGAAGCAATCCATTTGGACAAAGAGCAGACATCTCCTAGTGCCAGTGGGTTGATCAGGCATACACCTAAGAAATATGGATCTCTGAACAGTAGACTTATGAACCAGTCCTTGTGTCTCGGAGCACAAGGTTTCAGTGTCGAGGACTCGACCTCGGGGCAGCGGTCGAATCGGATATTCAGACGATCGCATTTGTCAGTAGCCTGA
- the LOC133883959 gene encoding endo-1,4-beta-xylanase 1-like — protein MACTHQEVVFDVNTVGWAPFGPRTALSMRNEDPARLPATAVGHGQKPSGGYVLAAGRDQEEDGLCQAISPGALKPRVTYRVAGWISVAAEEGSQGHRVRVSIRVDDGRRVVDGGAVCAEAGRWTEIKGAFRLSESPSNAAVYVQGAPAGVDVKVMDLRIFATDRKARFSQLKDKTDKVRKRDVVLSFGGASGAFVRVVQLDNGFPLGTCINSTVIQDPAFVDFFTNHFDWAVFENELKWYWTEARRGQLNYADADRLLDFCDLAGKPVRGHCIFWAVDGDVQQWIKDIGHDRDQLMSVVQEHLQSLLGRYTGRFPHYDVNNEMLHGRFYRDRLGDNVAALMFREAARIDPGVLLFVNDYNVECGNDPNATPEKYIELIRELQQGGAQVGGIGLQGHVTNPVGEVICDALDKLSTTDLPIWITELDVCEPDEALRADDLEVVLREAYAHPAVQGVMLWGFMQGQMWRQDAFLVNSDGTVNDAGQRFIELRREWTSDARGHIDGDGQFKFRGFEGTYVVQVTTATGKMLKTFTVDKGDAPLVLGMDV, from the exons ATGGCCTGCACTCATCAG GAGGTCGTTTTCGACGTGAACACCGTCGGCTGGGCTCCCTTCGGCCCGCGCACGGCGCTGTCCATGCGCAACGAGGACCCGGCGAGGCTCCCCGCGACGGCCGTGGGGCACGGCCAAAAGCCCAGCGGCGGGTACGTCCTCGCGGCGGGCCGCGACCAGGAGGAGGACGGCCTGTGCCAGGCGATCAGCCCGGGCGCGCTCAAGCCCCGGGTCACGTACCGTGTCGCGGGATGGATCAGCGTGGCAGCGGAGGAGGGGAGCCAGGGCCACCGGGTGCGTGTCAGCATCCGCGTGGACGACGGGCGCCGCGTCGTCGACGGCGGGGCGGTCTGCGCTGAGGCGGGCAGGTGGACGGAGATCAAGGGCGCGTTCCGGCTCAGTGAGAGCCCGAGCAACGCGGCGGTTTACGTCCAGGGGGCGCCGGCGGGCGTCGACGTGAAGGTTATGGACCTCCGGATCTTTGCCACCGACCGCAAAGCTCGGTTCAGCCAGCTCAAAGACAAGACCGACAAG GTGCGCAAGCGTGACGTGGTTCTGAGTTTCGGCGGGGCCTCGGGCGCGTTCGTCCGCGTGGTGCAGCTGGACAACGGCTTCCCGTTGGGCACCTGCATCAACAGCACGGTGATCCAGGACCCGGCGTTCGTGGACTTCTTCACAAATCACTTCGACTGGGCCGTCTTCGAGAACGAGCTCAAGTGGTACTGGACGGAGGCGCGGCGCGGGCAGCTCAACTACGCCGACGCCGACCGGCTGCTCGACTTCTGCGACCTCGCCGGCAAGCCCGTGCGCGGCCACTGCATCTTCTGGGCCGTCGACGGCGACGTGCAGCAGTGGATCAAGGACATCGGCCACGACCGCGACCAGCTCATGTCGGTCGTCCAGGAACACCTCCAGAGCCTCCTCGGGCGCTACACGGGGAGGTTCCCGCACTACGACGTCAACAACGAGATGCTGCACGGGAGGTTCTACCGGGACCGCCTCGGGGACAACGTGGCCGCGCTCATGTTCCGCGAGGCCGCGCGGATCGACCCGGGCGTCCTGCTCTTCGTCAATGACTACAACGTCGAATGCGGCAATGACCCCAACGCGACGCCCGAGAAGTACATCGAGCTAATCCGCGAGCTCCAGCAGGGCGGTGCGCAGGTGGGCGGCATCGGGCTGCAGGGCCACGTGACCAACCCGGTGGGGGAGGTCATCTGCGACGCGCTCGACAAGCTCTCCACCACCGACCTGCCCATCTGGATCACCGAGCTCGACGTCTGCGAGCCCGACGAGGCACTCCGCGCCGACGACCTCGAGGTGGTGCTCCGCGAGGCGTACGCGCACCCGGCCGTTCAGGGCGTCATGCTCTGGGGGTTCATGCAGGGCCAAATGTGGCGCCAGGACGCCTTCCTCGTCAACTCCGATGGCACCGTCAACGACGCCGGACAAAG GTTCATTGAGCTCCGAAGGGAGTGGACGTCGGACGCGCGCGGGCACATCGACGGCGATGGACAGTTCAAATTCAGGGGTTTCGAAGGCACATACGTCGTGCAGGTCACGACGGCGACGGGGAAGATGCTCAAGACATTCACCGTCGACAAAGGGGACGCGCCTCTTGTGCTGGGCATGGATGTCTGA